A region from the Alnus glutinosa chromosome 5, dhAlnGlut1.1, whole genome shotgun sequence genome encodes:
- the LOC133867983 gene encoding uncharacterized protein LOC133867983 isoform X1: MCEKRDTEVDTGKKANSAVKKVAIDKELLQVEDMRLIIHNLGKFSSHRDVKLLSLKITPLEHSTLKILLQNLITHITQSCVTSKATHQDSILEILLQHPLTHITQSCVESKATHQNKYCSNQQVHTCHTHSQKIAVARTQWQCRTYKERLTDIFLIYEQ, translated from the exons ATGTGTGAAAAGAGAGACACAGAGGTGGATACTGGAAAGAAAGCAAACTCTGCTGTCAAGAAGGTTGCTATTGATAAAGAACTATTGCAG GTTGAAGATATGAGGTTGATCATCCACAACTTGGGGAAGTTTAGTTCGCATAGGGATGTCAAG CTGCTTTCGTTGAAGATCACACCACTGGAACACAGCACCTTGAAGATCCTCCTGCAGAATCTCATCACGCATATCACTCAATCATGTGTGACATCAAAGGCAACTCATCAAGACAGTATCTTGGAGATCCTACTGCAGCATCCTCTCACGCATATCACTCAATCATGTGTGGAATCAAAGGCAACTCATCAAAACAAATATTGCTCAAATCAGCAAGTCCACACTTGTCATACTCATTCACAGAAAATAGCCGTAGCCCGCACACAATGGCAGTGCAGAACTTATAAGGAAAGATTGACAGACATCTTTCTCATATATGAGCAATAG
- the LOC133867983 gene encoding uncharacterized protein LOC133867983 isoform X2, which yields MCEKRDTEVDTGKKANSAVKKVAIDKELLQVEDMRLIIHNLGKFSSHRDVKITPLEHSTLKILLQNLITHITQSCVTSKATHQDSILEILLQHPLTHITQSCVESKATHQNKYCSNQQVHTCHTHSQKIAVARTQWQCRTYKERLTDIFLIYEQ from the exons ATGTGTGAAAAGAGAGACACAGAGGTGGATACTGGAAAGAAAGCAAACTCTGCTGTCAAGAAGGTTGCTATTGATAAAGAACTATTGCAG GTTGAAGATATGAGGTTGATCATCCACAACTTGGGGAAGTTTAGTTCGCATAGGGATGTCAAG ATCACACCACTGGAACACAGCACCTTGAAGATCCTCCTGCAGAATCTCATCACGCATATCACTCAATCATGTGTGACATCAAAGGCAACTCATCAAGACAGTATCTTGGAGATCCTACTGCAGCATCCTCTCACGCATATCACTCAATCATGTGTGGAATCAAAGGCAACTCATCAAAACAAATATTGCTCAAATCAGCAAGTCCACACTTGTCATACTCATTCACAGAAAATAGCCGTAGCCCGCACACAATGGCAGTGCAGAACTTATAAGGAAAGATTGACAGACATCTTTCTCATATATGAGCAATAG